From the Neobacillus sp. PS3-34 genome, the window ATTTACCGTTTTGTACCTTACAAGTAAAACCCGTTGGAACCAGTATTCACGGGGTGTTTTGCTTACTTCAGTAAAATGCCCAGGATGCTTCCCGAGACCACGCGCCAAATCTTTTCATCAGTCTGGTAAGAAGACATCAATTTCCTGTACATATCCATTTGTTTTTCCTGGAAGTCAGGGGCTTCCTTTTCAGGGAGGCCAGCCCGCCCTTTATCCACCATTTCCTGCATTTGCGGCGCCCTTGGTCCCCAAACACCCACTTCATTGCCCTCTTGGTCGATAAAAATAAAGATAGGAATGGCTCTTGAAGTGCCATTTGTTAAATATTGATCCATTAACTCAAGGTTTTGGTCACGAAGCAGGAATCTTGTTTCGATTCCGCCTTCCTCTGCAATTCTTAAAAGGATCGGATTATTTAACATGGCATCTCCACACCAGTCCTCCGTAAGAGCAATCACCTTTAGTTCACGTGACTTAACCTGCTCAAGTATCTCCTTATCTTCCTTTGACAGCTGAAACGCCTCGTAAATTGATTGCATTTCTTCCTTATTTTTGTTCATGCTATCTATATATTCTTCTGCAGTCATTCCTTTTTGAAACCATTCATTTAAGTTCATTAGCCCAGCCCCTTTGTATGTATTTATCATTATCATACTGTTTTAATGTTACTCCCTTCAAATTTTAAGCGGAACTAAAAATCAATACTTTCGGCCTATCGTTTATTATTATTTTAGTAAAATTTTCGAATTGACAGAAAATAAGCGATTCGTCTATAAATAAAGAAGATGGAATGTTTTATAAATAGAAAATATTATTTTAATTACATCCAAAGATGTCAAAGGGGGAAAGCTTATGTCAAATGATGTTCTGCAACTGATTTCTATTGGCATCTACATGGCCGCCATGCTTTTGATCGGCTGGTATTCTTATCGAAAAACAAGCAATCTCACCGATTACATGCTTGGGGGACGCTCATTAGGTCCAGCGGTTACGGCTTTGAGTGCCGGCGCTGCCGATATGAGCGGATGGCTGTTGATGGGATTGCCTGGAGGAATTTATGTAACAGGCTTAGCAGATGGATGGATTGCCATCGGTTTGACGCTCGGCGCTTATATCAACTGGAAAATGGTCGCTCCTCGTTTGAGGTCCTATACCCAGGTTGCGAACGATTCAATTACAATACCTAGCTATCTCGAAAATCGTTTCAAAGATGACACAAAGCTTTTGCGCATCGTTTCCGGTATTGTTATTCTTGTTTTCTTTACCTTCTATGTTTCATCCGGACTAGTTTCAGGAGCTGTATTTTTTGAAAACTCCTTTGATGTTCATTATCTTACCGGACTTTATATTGTTGGCGGAGTAGTTGTTGCCTACACCCTATTTGGCGGATTCCTTGCCGTAAGCTACACGGACTTCATTCAGGGGCTGATGATGGTCATTGCGCTTTTGCTTGTACCGACATTGGCTATTTTTAAAACCGGCGGACCTGCAGAAACATTCGATACAATTCGTGCCATTGATCCAACCTTGCTGGACTTCTTTAAAGGAACCTCCTTTCTTGGCATTGTTTCTGCAATGGCTTGGGGGCTCGGTTATTTTGGGCAGCCTCATATCATCGTCCGTTTTATGGCGATTACAACGATTAAAGAAACTAAAAGCGCGCGCCGTATTGGAATGGGCTGGATGATTTTCTCACTGATTGGTACGGTATTTACAGCTCTGATCGGAATTGCCTTCTTCCATCAAAACACACAGTATCACTTGAAGAATCCAGAAGCTGTTTTCATCGAAATGGGCCAAATTTTGTTCCATCCATTGGTGGCTGGCTTTGTCCTGGCAGCCGTTCTTGCAGCGATCATGAGTACGGTTTCCTCCCAATTGATCGTTACATCAAGTGCCCTGATCGAGGACCTGTATAAAGTCGTTGTGAAAAAGAACGCCACCGATAAAGAACTTGTCTTCCTTGGGCGTATGGCAGTCTTGATTGTTGCACTTATTGCTGCAGCACTTGCTTTCAAGCAGAACAATACGATATTAAATCTAGTTGCGTACGCGTGGGCAGGATTTGGCGCTTCCTTCGGTCCAATTGTTTTGTTAAGCCTATATTGGAAAAAGCTCACTAAATGGGGCGCCCTTTTTGGAATGATTGTCGGTGCCTTAACCGTCATCATCTGGAAGAATACAGACCTTGCCAAAACGATGTACGAAATCGTCCCTGGCTTTGCCTTCAACTTAATCGTCGCAGTGCTAGTAAGCTTGTTCACATACACAAAAAATGATTCAATCGAAAAAGACTTTGACGAAAGTGTACGATTACTAAAGCACGAATAAATGAATGTCGAAAAGGCTGTGCATGAATTTGCACAGCCCTTTTTATGATTTTGAAGAACACATTTTTTTATTTACATACTAAAAGCATCGTTATGGCAACGATGCTTTTTTAGGCAGATTAATATTGTTCCAGCAGATGTTCTTCGATTACTTCCAGGTTTCTCTTGTTCTCCGCATAGTGGATAATTTGTTCTTTGATGTTTGGATAAAGGATGATTTTATGTAATTCTGACAGTCGCATCCATTTTACATCTGTCTGATTTTGGTCAGGTTTAATAGGGTTCTTTGGTACTGACCCCTCTTTTATTGTACACTCGAACATCAGGCCTAAAGAATGTGTCTCGCCATATCTGTAAGAGTTTAAATGCGGAGCATATTCGTAAACGAATGCCAACGGGCCCACTTCAACATCTACTGAAGCTTCTTCCCTTGCTTCCCTTTGAACCGCTTCAATAACCGCTTCACCGGGCTCCACACCACCAGCCGGTAAATTATAATGAAGCCCATTTTCATCATTAAATTCAATTAGAAGTATTGAGTTGTTTTCGATTATTACTGCACCAGCTCTTACTCTTATGTGATACGACATTGGTATTCCCCTTCCCTAATCTAAAACGTTGAATCATCAGGATGGTACTGGTACTTCTCCAAATTGATAGAAGCACGGCCGGTAAACTTGATGCCTTCACTTTCCAGCGACATCTTTTGAATAAAAAATGATTCATCCTCAGTTAAACCAATCTCACCCTTTGAATTGATTACCCGATGCCATGGAAGCTTATATTTTTGGCTCATCGAATGAAGGATGCGGACGACCTGCCTGGCTCCCTTCGGGCTTCCTGCCAGCCTGGCAATTTGCCCGTAGGTCATCACCTTTCCTGATGGTATATGCTGAATGACTCTAATAGCGCGTTCTGTAAATCGTTCCAATGCTTCCAACCCCTTTTGAAAATAAAAGGGTCCCTTCGTATCCTGAAAGGACCTGTCAATTAGGATGGCAGGAATTGAACCTGCAATCCATAGCACCCTATGTTAGTGCTTTGCCAAGCTGAGCTACATTCCGTTTCGAGAAGTATTATACCATTTTCTGCTAGCGGTCATTACTCCTATTTCATAGCAATCTCCGACAAGTTTCAGCTTATTCCGTCAGCCCTGTTTTCAATCAAACGTTTGATTGAAAACTGCTCCGAGCCATATAAAATAAGGAGATTTTTCCCGGGAAATATAAAAAAATTGTCGAGGAGATTTATACAAAATTCGGGGCATTCTCTTAACCTTGTATGCAGGAAATAATTTGTTAATGTCGTAAATACTTATTGTTGGGTTTAGTAGCTAGGAGGATTTTCAATGGAATTATTATTGATCAGACATGGACAGTCAGAAGCAGATCTTTTAGGTGTTCATGAGGGCAAAGCAAATTTCCCCTTAACAGAATTGGGAGAACATCAGGCAAAGCGGATGGCAACGTATGTAGGGGACTCCTTCCCGCCTGACTTAATTATAACGAGCCCTTTAAGCAGAGCGAAGAAAACAGCCCTGATTTTACAGAAATCAATCGGATGCAGACTGATTGAGGATGAAGATTTAAAGGAATATGATAACGGTGTTCTTGCAGCCTTTCAAAAGAAGCGGCACTTTTACAATATCCCCTTCCTAAAAACGGCAGGCCATATCATGTCCCCATCCAGGAAGGGGAATCAGAACTGGAATTCCGTTTTCGTGCAGAGAGAGTATTGAATAAGCTACTATCTGACTATCCTGGGTGTTCGAGAATTGCCGTCGTCTCTCATGGTGGTCTCATCTCCAATTTTTTAAAATCGTTTCTCAAACAGCCTAATACTAGCGAATTTGGATATTGGACTGGCGATACAGGCATGCATTTACTTGAAGTTAGGGACAGCCTCCGATTGCTGAAGTTTCTTAATAAGCAGGAGCATCTCCTATTTAAATTAAATTGAAAAAAAGTCAATAAGTTATTATTTTCAATTGTTTTACATTTATGGTATATCATAGTCTTCTTAGAGCATAAAAAAATCCTTATAATTAGATGGAAGGTTTAAGTCCTGTCCAAATCCTAATTATAAGGAGATCCCATGGACAAGAATAGCACAAAAACAGTATTTAAGAAATACCTTCATCCAATGGGATTGAGTCAAGCATTTGTGGGCGGAAATTTTCTCACCGTTTTATGTAAGCGCAATCGTGCATTTAGTTGGTTCTCTTGTTAGAATTTCACTGTTTTTTTTTGCGATGTAAAAGGGGGAGGTTGATTTCCGCTCTAGGCTCTCGATTTCCGGGGGTGGTCCGTGAGCCTCCTCAGCGCTCTTCGCGCCTGCGGGGTCTCACGTGATCCGCTGATCCCGCAGGAGTCTCGAGCCCTCCGCTCCAATCAACCAGGTTCCTTAACCAACAGTCATCTTCAAAAAAGCTATTTTAAAATCCCTTTAAGTCCTCTTAACACTTCAAAACAGGGAGATTTGCTTTACCCTTTAAGTACTGAATGTTGTCTCTTGTCGCTTCACCAATTGCTTTTTTATCTTTTTTTTAACTGTTTGGCAAAAACACTCATCGTCCCTTCCGAACTCCCCATGGGACGCATTCCGTCTGTTTCGATTCCTTTTTCCCTCAACCAAACATTCAGTCCTTCTCTTTACATTATTCCTGCAATAAAAGAAATAATATTGCTACAAGTAATTATTAGAGGAGGCAGTATGAATGCAGGTATCTTTACTAATCTATAGGCTTCTCCTTTCGTTTGTTGTCCTAATGCTACTAACAAGACTGATGGGTAGAAAAGAAATCTCCCAGCTGACTTTTTTTAACTTTGTTTCCGCTATTGCGATTGGCACAATCGGTGCCTCACTTGCCATTGATCCTTCCCTTAGTATACGAAA encodes:
- a CDS encoding histidine phosphatase family protein — protein: MELLLIRHGQSEADLLGVHEGKANFPLTELGEHQAKRMATYVGDSFPPDLIITSPLSRAKKTALILQKSIGCRLIEDEDLKEYDNGVLAAFQKKRHFYNIPFLKTAGHIMSPSRKGNQNWNSVFVQREY
- a CDS encoding histidine phosphatase family protein; amino-acid sequence: MEFRFRAERVLNKLLSDYPGCSRIAVVSHGGLISNFLKSFLKQPNTSEFGYWTGDTGMHLLEVRDSLRLLKFLNKQEHLLFKLN
- a CDS encoding thioredoxin family protein, giving the protein MNLNEWFQKGMTAEEYIDSMNKNKEEMQSIYEAFQLSKEDKEILEQVKSRELKVIALTEDWCGDAMLNNPILLRIAEEGGIETRFLLRDQNLELMDQYLTNGTSRAIPIFIFIDQEGNEVGVWGPRAPQMQEMVDKGRAGLPEKEAPDFQEKQMDMYRKLMSSYQTDEKIWRVVSGSILGILLK
- the putP gene encoding sodium/proline symporter PutP, giving the protein MSNDVLQLISIGIYMAAMLLIGWYSYRKTSNLTDYMLGGRSLGPAVTALSAGAADMSGWLLMGLPGGIYVTGLADGWIAIGLTLGAYINWKMVAPRLRSYTQVANDSITIPSYLENRFKDDTKLLRIVSGIVILVFFTFYVSSGLVSGAVFFENSFDVHYLTGLYIVGGVVVAYTLFGGFLAVSYTDFIQGLMMVIALLLVPTLAIFKTGGPAETFDTIRAIDPTLLDFFKGTSFLGIVSAMAWGLGYFGQPHIIVRFMAITTIKETKSARRIGMGWMIFSLIGTVFTALIGIAFFHQNTQYHLKNPEAVFIEMGQILFHPLVAGFVLAAVLAAIMSTVSSQLIVTSSALIEDLYKVVVKKNATDKELVFLGRMAVLIVALIAAALAFKQNNTILNLVAYAWAGFGASFGPIVLLSLYWKKLTKWGALFGMIVGALTVIIWKNTDLAKTMYEIVPGFAFNLIVAVLVSLFTYTKNDSIEKDFDESVRLLKHE
- a CDS encoding NUDIX domain-containing protein, which produces MSYHIRVRAGAVIIENNSILLIEFNDENGLHYNLPAGGVEPGEAVIEAVQREAREEASVDVEVGPLAFVYEYAPHLNSYRYGETHSLGLMFECTIKEGSVPKNPIKPDQNQTDVKWMRLSELHKIILYPNIKEQIIHYAENKRNLEVIEEHLLEQY
- a CDS encoding MGMT family protein, giving the protein MERFTERAIRVIQHIPSGKVMTYGQIARLAGSPKGARQVVRILHSMSQKYKLPWHRVINSKGEIGLTEDESFFIQKMSLESEGIKFTGRASINLEKYQYHPDDSTF